In Arthrobacter sp. SLBN-112, a genomic segment contains:
- a CDS encoding AzlC family ABC transporter permease: MKLPASPAVKVGISISIATGLYGISFGALSVTSGLNLWQTMALSLLLFSGGSQFAFIGVVAGGGSGIAAMSAATLLGMRNGIYGMQLNALLRPSGWRKYVGAQLTIDESTATSTGQSDPAEQRRGFWTAGIGIYALWNIFTLIGALAGAGLGDPKQWGLDGAAVAAFLALLWPRLKGREPVAIAVVCAVATVIAVPFVPPGVPILVAAVVAALAGWLSHGRRDEGLEPDIEPYGHPAGRHARGDASNAGTRGGDTTDPAAGP, translated from the coding sequence GTGAAACTGCCGGCCTCTCCGGCGGTGAAGGTGGGAATCTCCATCAGCATCGCCACCGGCCTGTACGGAATCTCCTTCGGTGCGTTGTCCGTGACGTCCGGGCTCAACCTTTGGCAGACCATGGCCCTGAGCCTCCTCCTGTTCAGCGGCGGCTCGCAGTTCGCGTTCATCGGCGTTGTGGCCGGAGGAGGCTCGGGCATCGCCGCCATGAGCGCCGCCACCCTGCTGGGTATGCGAAACGGTATTTACGGAATGCAGTTGAACGCCCTGCTGCGGCCCAGCGGCTGGCGCAAATATGTGGGTGCGCAGCTGACCATCGATGAATCCACGGCCACCAGCACCGGGCAGTCGGATCCGGCCGAGCAGCGGCGAGGCTTCTGGACTGCCGGGATTGGCATCTATGCGTTGTGGAACATCTTCACGCTCATCGGTGCCCTGGCCGGGGCCGGACTGGGCGATCCCAAGCAGTGGGGACTCGATGGCGCTGCTGTCGCAGCCTTCCTCGCCCTGCTCTGGCCGCGGCTCAAAGGACGGGAGCCTGTAGCGATCGCCGTGGTGTGCGCCGTGGCCACCGTGATTGCCGTGCCCTTCGTGCCGCCCGGGGTCCCCATCCTGGTGGCCGCCGTCGTGGCGGCGCTGGCGGGATGGTTGAGCCACGGCCGCCGGGACGAAGGCCTGGAGCCGGACATCGAACCCTACGGACACCCCGCCGGCCGTCATGCCCGCGGGGACGCATCGAACGCAGGTACGCGGGGCGGGGACACCACGGATCCGGCGGCTGGCCCATGA
- a CDS encoding phage holin family protein: MSSQIPEPPPSAAHVKADNASIGELLGDVTRDLSTLMRQEVELAKAELKQSATKAGKGSGMLAGAGVGGHFVLLFLSLALMFALGAIMPLGWSALITAVVWALIAAVLASIGRKELKQIKGLPQTGETLSEIPPTLKPGEVNR; this comes from the coding sequence ATGAGCAGCCAGATTCCTGAGCCGCCGCCAAGTGCGGCGCACGTCAAAGCGGACAACGCCTCCATCGGGGAGTTGCTTGGCGATGTGACCCGTGACTTGTCCACCCTGATGCGCCAGGAGGTGGAGCTGGCCAAGGCCGAGCTGAAACAGTCCGCCACCAAAGCAGGGAAGGGATCCGGCATGCTGGCCGGCGCCGGGGTGGGCGGACACTTCGTCCTGCTCTTCCTCTCACTGGCCCTGATGTTCGCCCTCGGCGCCATCATGCCGCTGGGGTGGTCCGCACTGATCACCGCCGTGGTCTGGGCCCTCATCGCCGCGGTCCTCGCCTCCATTGGCCGCAAGGAACTCAAGCAAATCAAGGGCCTGCCGCAAACCGGCGAAACCCTCTCAGAAATACCCCCAACCCTCAAACCAGGTGAGGTAAACCGATGA
- a CDS encoding NAD-dependent epimerase/dehydratase family protein — protein MRIAITGASGNAGTALLRRLHAQLAMKPGSLELVGISRRLPDTSLEPYRGVQWHTLDVGLDQHRPLLEEAFAGVDAVVHLAWQIQPNHDLALLHRTNVTGTRNVLEAAARAGAKQVVCASSVGGYSQAGKDQRRDESWPAKGIAGSHYSRHKAEQERLLDGFAARQPGIAVARLRPALIFQGGAGNEIGRYFLGRILSRFVPGKPWIPLLPVPDELVFQAVHADDVADAYWRVVDQRASGAFNIAAEPALGPQELARILGAKRILPIPLRLLHAVVDLTWRARLQPTDAGWVAMAAGAPIMDTDRARRILGWEPKVSSIEAVKELIAGLGAGEGVNPSPVLKPRRTP, from the coding sequence ATGCGCATTGCCATTACCGGGGCCAGCGGAAACGCCGGAACAGCACTGTTGCGAAGACTGCATGCGCAGCTCGCCATGAAGCCCGGCAGCCTGGAGCTGGTTGGAATCAGCCGCAGGCTGCCCGACACCTCGTTGGAGCCCTACCGGGGCGTTCAGTGGCACACGCTGGACGTGGGACTGGACCAGCACAGGCCGCTGCTCGAGGAGGCGTTCGCCGGGGTGGATGCGGTAGTCCACCTGGCATGGCAAATCCAGCCAAACCACGACCTCGCCCTCCTGCACCGCACCAATGTCACGGGCACCCGGAATGTCCTCGAAGCAGCCGCGAGGGCGGGCGCCAAGCAGGTTGTCTGCGCATCCTCGGTAGGCGGCTACAGCCAGGCGGGCAAAGACCAACGCAGGGATGAGTCGTGGCCGGCGAAGGGAATTGCCGGCTCACACTACAGCCGGCACAAAGCGGAGCAGGAAAGGCTGCTGGACGGATTCGCGGCAAGGCAACCAGGGATTGCGGTGGCACGCCTGCGGCCGGCCCTGATTTTCCAAGGGGGTGCCGGAAATGAAATCGGCCGTTATTTCCTCGGCCGGATCCTTTCGCGGTTTGTGCCGGGAAAACCTTGGATTCCACTGCTGCCGGTTCCGGACGAGCTGGTATTCCAGGCCGTCCATGCGGATGACGTTGCAGATGCCTACTGGAGGGTGGTGGACCAGCGTGCCAGTGGTGCGTTCAATATCGCGGCCGAGCCGGCCCTGGGCCCGCAGGAACTGGCGCGCATCCTGGGGGCCAAGAGAATTCTTCCCATCCCGCTGCGGCTCCTGCATGCAGTGGTGGACCTGACATGGCGGGCACGCCTCCAACCCACAGATGCAGGATGGGTGGCGATGGCCGCGGGTGCACCCATCATGGACACCGACCGGGCGCGGCGCATTTTGGGATGGGAACCGAAAGTGTCGTCGATTGAAGCAGTCAAGGAACTCATCGCCGGGCTGGGAGCGGGGGAAGGCGTCAACCCTTCCCCCGTCCTCAAACCGCGGCGCACGCCATAA
- a CDS encoding O-methyltransferase — MFEHKPRPEWIATEEFLSRTVVHPDQALQQAIRTAAEAGMPAIEVAPNAGKLLKLLVQMSGARRILEIGTLAGYSTIWLGRGLPPSGTLVTCEYLPQHAEVAWANIDAAGLGEKVEIRLGPALDTLAALEDEDREPFDFIFIDADKQNNSRYLDWAVRLGRPGATVVLDNTIWEGAVLDPGMDPVNAPGIIDALKLLGDHPRLDATVIQTVGSKGWDGFALARILPQYSK, encoded by the coding sequence ATGTTCGAGCACAAGCCCCGGCCGGAGTGGATAGCCACTGAAGAGTTCCTGTCCCGCACCGTGGTGCATCCGGACCAGGCCCTCCAGCAGGCCATCCGGACGGCGGCGGAGGCCGGGATGCCCGCCATCGAGGTGGCACCCAACGCCGGGAAGCTGCTGAAGCTCCTGGTCCAGATGTCCGGGGCCCGCCGCATCCTGGAAATCGGGACGCTTGCCGGCTACAGCACCATCTGGCTGGGCCGGGGCCTTCCGCCCAGCGGCACGCTGGTCACGTGCGAATACCTGCCCCAGCACGCCGAGGTGGCCTGGGCGAACATTGATGCCGCCGGCCTGGGCGAAAAGGTGGAGATCCGCCTGGGTCCTGCACTGGATACCCTTGCCGCCCTCGAGGACGAGGACCGGGAACCGTTCGACTTCATCTTCATCGACGCCGACAAGCAGAACAACAGCCGCTACCTTGACTGGGCCGTCAGGTTGGGCAGGCCGGGAGCCACTGTGGTGCTGGACAACACCATCTGGGAGGGGGCGGTCCTGGACCCGGGTATGGACCCGGTCAACGCGCCCGGAATCATTGACGCGCTCAAGCTTCTGGGCGACCATCCCCGGCTCGACGCCACCGTCATCCAGACCGTGGGCTCCAAAGGCTGGGACGGATTCGCCCTGGCCCGTATCCTCCCGCAATATAGTAAGTAA
- a CDS encoding YhjD/YihY/BrkB family envelope integrity protein codes for MATHNTSETSTAKAAQAPDPNDARKPGSPRDLEKPAWKYITRKTLREFSKDQCPDLAAALTYYAVLSLFPALLALVSLLGLFGDPQKTTNALLEIVRGFAPAETVNTISGPVAELTSAPAAGFTLVIGLLTALWSASGYVGAFGRAMNRIYEVDEGRAFVKLRGTMLGVTLLAVVIVALLAGMLVLSGPVSEAVGGLIGLSGAFLAVWNIAKWPVMLILIIAIIAVLYYATPNVKQPKFRWMSMGSAIALVVFLLASLGFGFYVGNFGNYNKTYGALGSVIIMLLWLWILNMSLLFGAEFDAEVERGRELQAGIKAEETIQLPPRDTKKSEKLQQQIDKDVKHGRELREKHGQEDEDAQQPGERHRDRIREKVRNRAENEESDGGGQRSDDA; via the coding sequence ATGGCCACTCACAACACATCCGAGACCAGCACCGCGAAGGCGGCCCAGGCTCCCGACCCGAACGATGCAAGGAAACCCGGAAGCCCCCGGGACCTGGAGAAGCCGGCCTGGAAATACATCACCAGGAAGACACTCCGGGAGTTCAGCAAAGACCAGTGCCCGGACCTGGCCGCCGCCCTGACCTATTACGCCGTTCTCTCCCTCTTCCCGGCCCTGCTGGCACTCGTCTCACTTCTGGGCCTATTCGGTGATCCGCAGAAGACCACCAACGCCTTGTTGGAGATCGTGCGCGGCTTCGCCCCTGCAGAAACCGTCAATACCATCAGCGGCCCGGTCGCGGAACTGACCAGCGCCCCTGCCGCCGGCTTCACGCTGGTGATCGGCCTCCTCACCGCTCTCTGGTCCGCGTCCGGATATGTGGGGGCTTTTGGCCGGGCCATGAACCGCATCTATGAGGTGGACGAGGGCCGTGCGTTCGTGAAGCTCCGTGGGACCATGCTAGGCGTCACGCTCCTTGCCGTGGTCATCGTGGCACTGCTCGCCGGCATGCTTGTCCTCAGCGGGCCGGTTTCCGAGGCCGTCGGCGGACTGATCGGCCTCAGCGGAGCTTTCCTCGCGGTGTGGAACATCGCCAAGTGGCCAGTGATGCTGATCCTGATCATCGCCATCATCGCTGTCCTCTACTACGCCACGCCCAACGTGAAGCAGCCCAAGTTCCGCTGGATGAGCATGGGCTCCGCCATCGCCTTGGTCGTCTTCCTGCTCGCTTCGCTGGGCTTCGGCTTCTACGTGGGGAACTTCGGCAACTACAACAAGACGTATGGCGCCCTCGGCAGCGTGATCATCATGCTCTTGTGGCTTTGGATCCTGAACATGTCGCTTCTGTTCGGTGCCGAATTCGATGCGGAGGTGGAGCGCGGCCGCGAGCTCCAGGCAGGCATCAAGGCAGAGGAAACCATCCAGTTGCCGCCGCGGGACACAAAAAAGAGCGAGAAGCTGCAGCAGCAGATCGACAAAGACGTCAAACACGGCCGGGAACTCCGGGAGAAGCACGGCCAGGAAGACGAGGACGCGCAGCAACCCGGCGAACGGCACCGCGACAGGATTCGCGAGAAAGTCCGGAACCGAGCCGAAAATGAGGAATCCGACGGCGGAGGCCAGCGAAGCGACGACGCGTAG
- a CDS encoding TetR/AcrR family transcriptional regulator encodes MSLAVARKPLRADAARNVDKIITAARQCFREFGPEVPLQTIATTAGVGPATLFRNFADKEELVLAALNRQLRLTVDPVMDGALADIDATAGLLRVLEALMAAASADANLLCAVAGRRELLTGITGSLTESISVLLLRGQGQGTLRPDISMTDMFRLLAMLISVVDTMEPGSDAWRRPLALVEDAIRADRPARPLPAHVPVPAPTG; translated from the coding sequence ATGAGCCTCGCAGTCGCCCGAAAGCCCCTCCGTGCGGACGCAGCGCGGAACGTGGACAAGATCATCACGGCGGCGCGCCAGTGCTTCCGGGAATTCGGCCCCGAAGTGCCGCTCCAAACCATCGCAACCACGGCCGGGGTTGGCCCGGCAACCCTCTTCCGGAACTTCGCGGACAAGGAAGAACTGGTCCTCGCTGCACTCAACCGGCAGCTCCGGCTCACCGTGGACCCCGTCATGGACGGCGCCTTGGCCGACATCGACGCCACGGCCGGGCTGCTGCGCGTGCTCGAAGCGCTCATGGCGGCCGCGAGCGCCGACGCCAATCTGCTGTGCGCCGTCGCGGGCCGGCGGGAACTCCTCACCGGAATCACCGGCTCACTCACGGAGTCCATCAGTGTTTTGCTGCTCCGCGGGCAAGGCCAGGGCACCCTGCGCCCGGACATTTCGATGACCGACATGTTCCGGCTGCTTGCCATGCTGATCAGCGTAGTGGACACCATGGAGCCCGGGTCCGACGCGTGGCGGCGGCCCTTGGCGCTGGTAGAGGATGCTATCCGCGCCGACCGGCCGGCGCGGCCACTTCCCGCGCACGTGCCTGTCCCGGCACCTACTGGCTGA
- a CDS encoding glycosyltransferase, translated as MTLMSPGAQAASHAAGLGAAGIDQVAVVVPAHNEEQFLDHALTAVGAAADRLAVASPGTGVEVVVVLDACTDRSLEVAAGFAARDLRYSVLPVMFHSVGKSRRAGCRAVLDTLGGSGAVEGRAAGIPARRVWLANTDADSRVPENWLVRQLELAADGADLVLGSVEPDAHSIHHELLARWHARHALAENHPHVHGANLGVRASAYLSAGGFPGIDRDEDRTLVERLRSGGAAIVSTDTTRVLTSGRTSGRAPGGFAAYLLALAQP; from the coding sequence ATGACGCTCATGTCTCCGGGGGCACAAGCCGCAAGCCACGCGGCGGGGCTGGGCGCGGCGGGGATTGACCAAGTAGCGGTGGTGGTCCCGGCGCACAACGAGGAGCAGTTCCTGGATCACGCGCTCACCGCAGTGGGGGCCGCCGCGGACCGGCTCGCCGTGGCCAGCCCCGGAACCGGGGTGGAGGTTGTTGTTGTCCTGGACGCCTGCACGGACCGGTCCCTGGAGGTGGCCGCCGGGTTCGCGGCCAGGGACCTCCGCTACAGTGTCCTGCCCGTCATGTTCCACAGTGTTGGAAAGAGCCGGCGGGCCGGGTGCCGGGCAGTGCTGGACACCCTTGGCGGGTCCGGTGCGGTGGAAGGAAGGGCGGCCGGTATTCCGGCACGCCGCGTGTGGTTGGCCAACACGGATGCCGATTCGCGGGTACCGGAAAACTGGCTGGTGCGGCAGCTGGAACTGGCGGCCGATGGAGCGGACCTTGTCCTTGGCTCCGTTGAGCCCGATGCCCACAGTATCCACCACGAACTGCTGGCCCGCTGGCATGCCCGGCATGCCCTGGCCGAGAACCACCCGCACGTCCATGGGGCCAACCTTGGGGTCCGCGCCTCAGCCTACCTTTCAGCAGGCGGCTTTCCGGGGATAGATCGCGATGAAGACCGGACGCTTGTGGAGCGCCTCCGCAGCGGTGGGGCAGCCATCGTTTCCACTGACACGACGCGCGTCCTTACCTCCGGCAGGACCAGCGGCCGGGCGCCCGGAGGGTTCGCCGCCTACCTTTTGGCGCTGGCACAACCCTGA
- a CDS encoding DUF3618 domain-containing protein, translated as MSENPDVIRADIEATRARLGTNVDAVADKVTPSNIVHRQTDKLKDAATGMKEKIMGASDTATSNIHNTSGAASDNLHQATDTVSAKLSDAGHAVSQAPDQVKAKTAGNPLAAGLIAFGAGLLVSSLIPPSQKEREAADQLKTAAQPLATELTDAAKNVAQDLKAPAQEAMENVKATATDAAQNVKAEGQHAADDVKDRATDAKDNVQNA; from the coding sequence ATGAGCGAAAACCCTGACGTCATCCGCGCAGACATCGAAGCCACCCGGGCACGCCTGGGAACCAACGTGGACGCCGTGGCCGATAAAGTCACCCCGTCCAACATCGTCCACCGCCAAACCGACAAGCTCAAGGACGCGGCGACCGGGATGAAGGAGAAAATCATGGGTGCATCTGACACCGCCACCAGCAACATCCACAACACCTCAGGCGCCGCCTCGGACAACCTGCACCAGGCTACCGACACCGTCTCGGCGAAGCTTTCCGACGCCGGCCATGCCGTTTCCCAAGCCCCGGACCAAGTGAAAGCCAAGACCGCGGGCAACCCGTTGGCCGCCGGCCTCATCGCGTTCGGGGCGGGCCTCCTGGTCTCCTCCCTGATCCCGCCAAGCCAGAAGGAACGGGAAGCCGCAGACCAGCTCAAAACGGCAGCCCAACCGTTGGCCACGGAACTCACCGATGCCGCCAAGAATGTGGCCCAGGACCTCAAGGCACCGGCCCAGGAAGCCATGGAGAACGTCAAGGCCACTGCCACTGACGCCGCCCAAAACGTCAAAGCAGAGGGACAGCACGCCGCCGACGACGTCAAGGACCGTGCCACGGATGCCAAAGACAACGTCCAGAACGCATAA
- a CDS encoding acyl-CoA dehydrogenase family protein: protein MEERLQAETTPVLLESTAAGFSPWSPILRAVPEAAGDVTALLALAVEAGETWPRPGEGRTSLLWELLASVAAIDVAAARVFEPHLDAIAILAQAARTVTAGQPALPGQPRGATWGVFAAEGPGARLQATPDGAMVVLNGAKPWCSLAASLDSAIITAHTDDGGRAAFAVDLRHPGVECEEPAWVARGLREIPSGTVHFRQVPATPLGGTGWYHSRPGFAWGGMGVAACWLGGAVGVARDFRAALLAGADGGREPDQVALAALGEVDRTLTAAMQYLARAAARIDDGSLGTPGQSTWSEAQRVRGTVAAAVERVLQLVLSNRGPAPLAFDERYAKRIADLELYVRQHHGARDDAQLGRLTLKGDCPW, encoded by the coding sequence ATGGAGGAACGTTTGCAAGCTGAAACCACTCCCGTACTCCTGGAATCCACTGCCGCCGGTTTCTCCCCCTGGTCGCCAATCCTCCGCGCAGTTCCGGAAGCGGCAGGGGACGTCACCGCCCTGCTGGCCCTGGCCGTGGAAGCGGGCGAAACCTGGCCGCGTCCCGGTGAAGGCCGGACGTCGCTGTTATGGGAGCTCCTGGCTTCCGTTGCTGCCATTGACGTGGCGGCAGCCCGGGTGTTTGAGCCGCACCTTGATGCCATCGCCATTCTTGCCCAGGCCGCCCGCACGGTTACCGCAGGCCAGCCGGCCCTGCCCGGACAGCCCCGTGGCGCAACATGGGGCGTCTTCGCCGCAGAGGGGCCCGGCGCCAGGCTGCAGGCCACGCCCGACGGCGCCATGGTGGTCCTGAACGGGGCCAAGCCGTGGTGTTCATTGGCCGCGAGCCTGGACAGTGCCATCATCACCGCCCACACGGACGACGGCGGCAGGGCGGCGTTCGCAGTGGACCTCCGCCACCCGGGCGTGGAGTGCGAAGAACCGGCCTGGGTGGCCCGCGGCCTCCGGGAAATCCCCAGCGGAACCGTGCACTTCCGCCAGGTTCCGGCCACGCCCTTGGGCGGAACCGGCTGGTACCACAGCCGCCCCGGCTTCGCCTGGGGAGGCATGGGCGTTGCCGCCTGCTGGCTGGGCGGTGCCGTGGGCGTGGCCCGCGATTTCCGCGCCGCCCTGCTCGCCGGTGCCGACGGCGGGAGGGAACCGGACCAAGTGGCACTCGCCGCCCTCGGTGAAGTGGACCGCACCCTCACTGCCGCCATGCAATACCTCGCCCGGGCCGCGGCACGCATCGACGACGGCAGCCTGGGCACCCCCGGCCAAAGCACCTGGAGCGAAGCCCAGCGCGTCCGCGGTACCGTCGCCGCCGCCGTCGAACGCGTCCTGCAACTGGTGCTCTCGAACCGGGGTCCCGCGCCGCTTGCCTTCGACGAACGCTATGCCAAACGGATAGCGGACCTGGAACTGTACGTCCGCCAGCACCACGGTGCACGGGACGACGCCCAGCTGGGCCGCCTCACGCTCAAGGGGGACTGCCCGTGGTGA
- a CDS encoding bifunctional PIG-L family deacetylase/class I SAM-dependent methyltransferase, with the protein MVTFSHADQGTAEAAWAGSGLAVAPKLPLGPAELAAMRFVVLAAHPDDETLGAGGLMARLAALGAEVDVLLCTAGEGSHPDSPTTSPDELAQARLAEFAAALAALGLRDRWRFLGLPDRGLGSQADAVAVAVRDAAARLPGRPDRLVLVAPYRSDGHADHDALGAVVAEIARQEGHALLEYPIWYWHWATPEDQEWRAWVRFPLDGPSSEAKERAMAEHATQVMPLSPAPGDETLLSREFLGHFARGYEVFAWTPRKDTSGPVHSSQDAEEVFDAVHNRSADPWDYASSWYERRKRALTLAALPGETYERGLEVGCSIGTLTADLAGRCHSLVAVDASRAAVRRAAQRFDGSDGVRVEHRVVPGSWPDGTFDLLVVSEVGYYLAPAELADLWDRVEASLEPGGVLVLCHWRHPIDGWQLDGDTVHALARQRLRWQTTGMYQERDFVLEILVRPARKADVA; encoded by the coding sequence GTGGTGACCTTCTCGCACGCGGACCAAGGCACCGCCGAGGCAGCCTGGGCCGGGAGCGGACTGGCAGTTGCGCCGAAGCTCCCCCTCGGCCCCGCTGAACTCGCCGCGATGCGCTTCGTGGTCCTGGCCGCGCATCCGGACGACGAGACCCTCGGCGCGGGCGGACTCATGGCGCGGCTGGCCGCGCTGGGGGCGGAAGTGGACGTCCTGCTGTGCACGGCGGGGGAGGGCTCGCACCCGGATTCGCCCACCACGTCCCCCGATGAGCTGGCCCAGGCCCGCTTGGCGGAATTCGCGGCCGCTCTGGCCGCCCTGGGCCTGCGGGACCGCTGGCGCTTCCTCGGGTTGCCGGACCGCGGCCTCGGATCGCAAGCGGACGCGGTTGCCGTAGCCGTCAGGGACGCTGCGGCCCGGTTGCCCGGCCGGCCCGACCGGCTGGTCCTTGTTGCGCCCTACCGTTCCGACGGCCACGCAGACCATGATGCGCTCGGAGCCGTGGTGGCCGAAATTGCCCGGCAGGAGGGCCACGCACTGCTGGAGTACCCCATCTGGTACTGGCACTGGGCCACGCCCGAGGACCAGGAATGGCGGGCATGGGTCCGTTTCCCGCTGGACGGCCCGTCCAGCGAGGCCAAGGAGCGTGCCATGGCTGAACACGCCACCCAGGTCATGCCGCTTTCCCCCGCGCCGGGGGACGAGACCCTGCTGAGCCGGGAATTCCTGGGGCACTTCGCACGCGGCTACGAGGTGTTCGCCTGGACGCCGCGCAAGGACACGTCCGGCCCGGTGCACTCCAGCCAGGACGCGGAGGAGGTCTTCGACGCCGTCCATAACCGATCCGCTGACCCCTGGGACTACGCCTCGAGCTGGTACGAGCGGCGCAAGCGGGCACTTACACTCGCTGCCCTCCCCGGCGAGACCTACGAGCGCGGCCTGGAAGTGGGCTGTTCCATTGGCACCTTGACCGCAGACCTCGCCGGCCGCTGCCACAGCCTTGTGGCCGTTGACGCCAGCAGAGCCGCAGTGCGGCGGGCTGCGCAGCGCTTTGATGGCAGCGACGGGGTCCGTGTTGAGCACCGCGTTGTTCCCGGCTCATGGCCCGACGGAACGTTCGACCTCCTGGTGGTTTCGGAGGTCGGGTACTATCTCGCCCCCGCCGAGCTGGCGGACTTGTGGGACCGGGTGGAGGCGTCACTGGAACCCGGCGGGGTCCTGGTCCTGTGCCATTGGCGGCATCCGATCGACGGATGGCAGCTGGACGGCGACACCGTCCACGCGCTCGCCCGGCAACGGTTGCGCTGGCAGACCACGGGGATGTACCAGGAACGCGACTTCGTGCTGGAAATCCTGGTGCGCCCGGCCCGCAAAGCAGACGTGGCATGA
- a CDS encoding thiamine-binding protein: MLLAFSVAPSGVPSGGARPDDASVHDAVAAAVKIVRESGLPNRTDSMFTTIEGEWDEVFDVVKRATEAVGRYGSRVSLVIKADIRPGYSGELTAKVDRLEGALAQES, encoded by the coding sequence ATGTTGCTTGCATTTTCTGTGGCTCCCTCAGGTGTTCCCAGCGGGGGCGCCCGCCCCGACGACGCATCCGTGCACGACGCCGTTGCGGCCGCCGTGAAGATCGTCCGGGAGTCGGGGCTGCCCAACCGGACGGACTCCATGTTCACCACCATCGAAGGTGAATGGGACGAGGTGTTCGACGTCGTCAAGCGCGCCACCGAGGCCGTGGGGCGCTACGGCAGCCGGGTGTCGCTGGTGATCAAGGCCGATATCAGGCCGGGCTACTCCGGTGAACTTACGGCCAAGGTCGACCGCCTGGAAGGCGCGCTGGCTCAGGAATCCTGA
- a CDS encoding AzlD domain-containing protein → MSLWIWLLIACALAYAWKLVGYFVPAKLLEDPRASRIAGTMTIGLLASLTVVNAVASGQALAADARLGALAAAAVALAFRAPFLVVVIAGAGAAALLRFLGWN, encoded by the coding sequence ATGAGCCTGTGGATCTGGCTGCTGATCGCCTGCGCCCTTGCCTACGCATGGAAACTGGTGGGGTATTTCGTTCCCGCCAAACTCCTTGAGGACCCCCGTGCCTCGCGCATTGCCGGGACCATGACCATCGGACTGCTGGCCTCGCTGACCGTGGTCAACGCCGTGGCATCGGGCCAGGCGCTTGCCGCCGACGCGCGGCTGGGGGCGCTGGCGGCGGCCGCGGTTGCCCTGGCGTTCCGGGCACCGTTCCTGGTGGTGGTCATCGCCGGGGCCGGCGCGGCGGCACTGCTCAGGTTCCTGGGCTGGAACTGA